A window from Leptospira meyeri encodes these proteins:
- the ybeY gene encoding rRNA maturation RNase YbeY yields MNSSLSVLTHWNDQCESNTEIQSDLVLENCELILKHLSPNFLQVLELEILLVDDLVMKEINLERRGLNKTTDVLSFPLYSESPPIPFQILGEVVISMDTCRKQAKEIGHSIIDEFYRLLVHGILHLFGYDHEKGEEEAIRMRAKEDECLELVFER; encoded by the coding sequence ATGAACTCCTCTTTATCAGTTTTGACGCATTGGAACGACCAATGTGAGTCAAATACAGAAATCCAATCGGATCTTGTTTTAGAGAATTGTGAATTGATTTTAAAACATCTAAGTCCGAATTTTTTACAAGTTTTAGAATTAGAGATATTGCTTGTGGATGATCTAGTGATGAAGGAAATTAATTTAGAAAGAAGGGGTCTAAACAAAACAACAGATGTTTTGTCTTTTCCTCTATATTCAGAATCTCCTCCTATCCCATTTCAGATTTTAGGAGAAGTTGTGATTTCTATGGATACCTGCCGTAAACAGGCAAAAGAAATCGGTCATTCGATCATAGACGAATTTTACCGCCTTCTGGTTCATGGGATCTTACATTTGTTTGGTTATGATCATGAAAAAGGTGAAGAAGAAGCCATTCGTATGCGCGCCAAAGAAGATGAATGTTTAGAATTGGTGTTTGAGCGTTAA
- the recO gene encoding DNA repair protein RecO: MAIRKERGIVIQSRDIGDSDRLISLAGESQSRMNFLSKGIRKSKRRAIITTELGSLVELDYYDQAEKDWKSIKEIHLVKRYDELKSDYLGTLFVLYVTELTSQIYPEGENHPFLFQLLSGSLETSNETGFQKQILPFFKLRALSHMGHFPTEFYCHTCGEEVLTKSAAYFSVAEREFLCSDCHPIPKDHLPVLKLFHTMLSKKFSNVLGIFPRETEYRDGDLILNQFLRSLFGKELKSYFEFYKSIGYL; encoded by the coding sequence ATGGCCATTCGCAAAGAAAGAGGGATTGTCATCCAGAGTCGTGATATTGGGGATAGTGACAGACTCATTAGTTTAGCGGGTGAATCACAAAGTAGAATGAACTTTCTTAGCAAAGGAATTCGTAAGTCCAAACGTCGAGCCATCATTACAACAGAGCTTGGTTCTCTTGTAGAACTTGATTATTATGATCAAGCAGAAAAGGATTGGAAATCCATCAAAGAAATTCATCTAGTAAAACGTTATGATGAATTGAAGTCGGATTATTTAGGTACACTTTTTGTTTTATATGTAACGGAACTTACTTCGCAGATATACCCAGAAGGGGAAAATCATCCCTTTCTTTTCCAACTCCTCTCTGGTAGTTTAGAAACATCGAATGAAACTGGATTTCAAAAACAAATCCTTCCATTTTTTAAACTGCGAGCCCTCTCCCATATGGGCCATTTCCCAACTGAATTCTATTGTCATACTTGTGGGGAAGAGGTTCTAACCAAATCGGCGGCCTATTTCTCCGTCGCAGAGCGTGAATTTTTGTGTTCAGATTGTCACCCTATCCCTAAAGATCATTTGCCTGTTTTGAAACTATTTCATACTATGTTATCAAAGAAATTTTCGAATGTATTGGGAATTTTTCCAAGAGAAACGGAATATCGGGATGGGGATTTAATTTTAAATCAATTTCTCCGTTCTCTTTTCGGAAAGGAACTAAAATCCTACTTCGAGTTTTACAAGTCAATAGGGTATTTATGA
- the argS gene encoding arginine--tRNA ligase, translated as MNVNQLLKQLVLSELEKAVESYLEKNKLSSVKENLKIRIEYSRDEKFGDYSSPFALENKSILNKNPKEIAEAVLAEIENDSFFEFVSFSPPGFINFRIQTKFLNDYVRSVMSQAVVFAETPRKEKILLEFVSANPTGPMNIVSARSAAYGDALANLLTSLGHTVKREFYVNDYGNQVYLLGVAVLLRIFESRGDSIQFQEEDSNDSVIDLVKKRILPKESYRGEYIKDIAMQCIEDKERTKFVLDCVSMEKWDEVINYLSRYAVEYNLSRQKEDLALFGVNFDLFFSERSLHESGDVEKVPTILKKEDVTTIDGKLHFLSTLYGDDKDRVIRREDGRPTYLMADIAYHYNKFQRGFDTLIDIWGPDHYGYIARLKGAVKSFGKADENFQVLIAQQVNLIENKEKVKMSKRLGIFQTMRDLLTYLGKQGRDVGRYFFLMRSSDAPLDFDLDLAKDESDKNPVFYIQYAHARICSIFRELQVPMDLNLLQAGISEEFLKQEERTRLLFWVARLQEEVYDTATSFEPHRLTNYLQSLSKSFTKFYSQKDNRIKDKTGNEKDTLLALVLYTKFALESGLKLLGISAPEKMSKEDSEQ; from the coding sequence ATGAATGTTAATCAATTATTAAAACAACTTGTACTTTCCGAATTAGAGAAAGCTGTAGAATCCTATTTAGAAAAAAATAAACTTAGTTCCGTTAAAGAAAACTTAAAAATTCGTATTGAATATTCAAGAGATGAAAAGTTTGGAGATTATTCTTCTCCTTTTGCTTTAGAAAACAAAAGTATACTAAATAAAAATCCAAAAGAAATTGCAGAGGCCGTATTAGCTGAGATCGAGAACGACTCTTTTTTTGAATTTGTTAGTTTTTCTCCACCAGGATTTATTAACTTTCGAATCCAAACCAAATTTTTGAACGACTATGTCCGATCTGTTATGTCGCAAGCAGTAGTTTTTGCAGAGACGCCAAGAAAAGAAAAGATCTTACTTGAATTTGTCTCTGCCAATCCCACAGGTCCAATGAATATTGTATCTGCCAGATCAGCGGCTTATGGAGATGCGCTAGCTAATTTACTTACAAGTCTTGGTCATACCGTTAAACGAGAGTTCTACGTGAATGATTATGGAAATCAGGTGTATTTACTTGGAGTTGCAGTTTTACTTCGAATATTTGAATCCAGAGGAGACTCAATTCAATTCCAAGAAGAAGATTCTAATGATTCTGTAATTGATCTTGTTAAAAAAAGAATTCTGCCAAAAGAAAGTTATCGTGGAGAATATATTAAAGACATTGCCATGCAATGTATTGAAGATAAAGAAAGAACCAAATTTGTCTTAGATTGCGTTTCTATGGAAAAATGGGACGAAGTCATAAACTATCTCTCTCGTTATGCGGTAGAATATAATTTGAGTCGTCAAAAAGAGGATTTGGCATTATTTGGTGTAAACTTTGATTTATTCTTTAGTGAACGCAGTCTCCATGAATCAGGGGATGTGGAAAAGGTTCCTACCATCTTAAAAAAAGAAGATGTAACTACGATTGATGGAAAACTGCATTTTTTGTCCACACTCTATGGGGATGATAAAGACCGTGTGATTCGAAGAGAAGATGGTCGTCCAACCTATCTTATGGCCGACATTGCTTATCATTATAACAAATTCCAAAGAGGGTTTGATACATTAATTGATATTTGGGGACCGGATCATTATGGATACATTGCTCGTTTAAAAGGAGCTGTGAAATCCTTTGGGAAAGCAGATGAAAATTTTCAAGTTCTCATCGCCCAACAAGTAAACTTAATCGAAAACAAAGAAAAAGTAAAAATGAGCAAACGTTTGGGAATTTTTCAAACAATGCGTGATCTTTTGACTTATTTAGGAAAACAAGGTAGGGATGTGGGTCGTTATTTTTTCTTAATGAGAAGTTCGGATGCTCCTCTTGATTTTGATTTGGATTTAGCAAAAGACGAATCGGATAAAAACCCGGTGTTTTATATCCAATATGCCCATGCAAGGATTTGTTCTATTTTTCGTGAGTTACAAGTTCCAATGGACTTAAATCTTTTGCAGGCTGGAATTTCTGAAGAATTTTTAAAACAAGAGGAACGAACTCGTCTTCTCTTTTGGGTTGCAAGATTACAAGAAGAAGTGTATGACACCGCAACAAGTTTCGAACCGCATCGGCTTACCAACTATTTACAATCTTTAAGTAAGTCTTTTACAAAGTTTTATTCCCAAAAAGATAATAGGATCAAAGACAAAACTGGAAATGAAAAAGATACACTTCTAGCACTAGTGCTTTATACAAAATTTGCTTTAGAAAGTGGTTTGAAACTTCTTGGTATTTCTGCACCTGAGAAGATGTCAAAGGAAGACTCAGAACAGTAA
- a CDS encoding nicotinamide-nucleotide amidohydrolase family protein — METPYIVIIATGSEITAGRSVDTNSGWIANQLFELGWKVKKFIALPDDPELILSELQNLKDLAKTKPVLAIMTGGLGPTEDDYTLETVLKLNGKKSYSVEKAKIRLTRVYESRGKQYSDILPTVLRQTHVPEDCKILDNNVGIAVGFVEPLGVDSYLVCMPGVPSEMKDMFTRRLTPELKRLYPRENLVQKTKWLWNIGESLYQKDFVEKNRESLFSDVEWGVTANRGYIKCIFQSNYSEKLERIVNELEKQYPKIISDDVFAYVHEELISKKLTIAVGESCTGGLLGKKLTDSPGSSTYFVGGFLTYSNEMKESLLGVSHNILSQFGAVSLETASSMANGIFEKTKADYCISITGIAGPDGGTESKPVGTVWIGLKTPDGQVQTHSYIFPGNREGIRENASNTALFLLYQSLKQRNI; from the coding sequence ATGGAAACACCATATATCGTCATTATAGCAACAGGCTCTGAGATTACTGCAGGACGTAGCGTAGATACTAACTCAGGTTGGATAGCAAACCAATTGTTTGAACTAGGTTGGAAGGTAAAAAAGTTTATCGCTTTACCTGATGACCCTGAACTCATTTTATCGGAACTCCAAAACTTAAAAGATCTAGCAAAAACAAAACCAGTACTTGCTATAATGACAGGTGGCCTTGGACCTACTGAAGACGATTATACGCTAGAAACCGTTTTGAAGCTGAATGGAAAAAAGTCATATTCAGTGGAAAAAGCAAAAATTCGCTTAACCCGTGTTTATGAATCCAGAGGCAAACAATATAGTGATATCCTTCCGACAGTTCTTCGCCAAACACATGTCCCCGAGGATTGTAAAATTTTAGATAATAATGTTGGGATTGCAGTAGGATTTGTAGAACCATTAGGAGTGGATTCTTATTTAGTGTGTATGCCAGGTGTTCCTTCAGAAATGAAGGATATGTTTACACGAAGACTAACACCCGAACTAAAAAGATTATACCCTCGAGAGAATTTAGTCCAAAAAACAAAATGGTTGTGGAATATTGGTGAATCGCTCTACCAAAAAGATTTTGTAGAAAAGAACAGGGAAAGTTTGTTTTCTGATGTGGAATGGGGGGTTACCGCTAACAGAGGGTATATTAAATGTATCTTTCAGTCGAATTATTCTGAAAAATTAGAAAGAATAGTCAATGAGTTAGAAAAACAATATCCTAAAATCATTTCAGACGATGTTTTTGCCTACGTTCATGAAGAACTAATTTCCAAAAAATTGACAATCGCTGTGGGGGAAAGTTGTACAGGTGGGCTCCTTGGAAAAAAATTGACCGACTCGCCCGGTTCCAGCACCTATTTTGTCGGTGGGTTTCTGACTTATTCCAATGAAATGAAGGAATCACTTCTTGGTGTTTCGCATAACATCTTAAGTCAATTTGGTGCAGTGAGTTTAGAAACCGCAAGTTCTATGGCAAATGGAATTTTTGAAAAAACCAAAGCAGATTACTGTATTTCCATTACAGGCATTGCCGGACCAGATGGAGGAACCGAATCAAAACCGGTGGGAACCGTTTGGATTGGTTTAAAAACACCAGATGGGCAAGTTCAAACTCATTCCTATATCTTTCCTGGAAATAGAGAAGGGATACGAGAAAACGCAAGTAACACAGCTTTATTTTTATTATACCAGTCTCTCAAACAAAGGAACATATAA
- a CDS encoding response regulator transcription factor, with amino-acid sequence MKQSILIVEDIHSIREAIMDLLSTKFNVFGAEHFEEAVWYLTNEKIDLTITDIRLPGKSGIDLVKLIQKEFPHILYALMTAYNINEYIKYAKDLHIWNIIPKYSFLDIHLIEVMVEKLLSNDIFGIEKYFTGDFKVYNQNINSEFEEAPNNGIIYKQIKSDQDRSILCGKISKNLIQLGAPKAIQQVLEELTSNAMIRAPRTHEGEYKYQFEIPSHDMVVPLDNIQLMPDDYFLIGYGATESTIFIVVRDQFGSLRKEEILHRLDRHISIDESTGFPKGLEDSHGRGLYICREISDQLIFNIEPGVCTETIAMINREGRTGFKSLSIYEVDSAKKTNPKTKSE; translated from the coding sequence ATGAAACAATCCATTTTAATTGTGGAAGATATTCATTCCATCCGAGAAGCCATTATGGATTTACTTAGCACCAAGTTTAATGTTTTTGGTGCGGAACATTTTGAAGAAGCTGTTTGGTATCTAACAAACGAAAAAATTGATTTAACCATTACGGATATTCGACTCCCCGGAAAATCTGGAATTGATTTAGTAAAACTCATCCAAAAAGAATTCCCTCATATACTATACGCCCTGATGACTGCATACAATATCAATGAATACATTAAATATGCAAAAGATCTTCATATCTGGAACATCATCCCAAAGTATAGTTTTTTAGACATCCATCTAATCGAAGTAATGGTAGAAAAGCTTCTTTCCAATGATATTTTCGGAATTGAAAAATATTTCACTGGAGATTTTAAAGTTTATAACCAAAACATAAATAGTGAATTTGAAGAAGCCCCAAACAACGGAATCATATATAAACAAATTAAATCGGATCAAGACCGTTCCATACTTTGTGGTAAAATTTCAAAAAATTTAATCCAATTAGGTGCTCCGAAAGCCATTCAACAAGTGTTAGAGGAACTCACTTCCAATGCAATGATCAGAGCTCCGAGGACTCATGAAGGAGAATACAAATACCAATTCGAAATCCCAAGCCATGATATGGTTGTTCCTCTGGACAATATCCAACTAATGCCGGATGATTATTTTTTAATTGGTTATGGGGCAACAGAAAGTACCATTTTTATTGTAGTTCGTGATCAATTTGGGTCACTTAGAAAAGAAGAAATCCTACATAGACTTGACCGTCATATTAGTATCGATGAATCTACCGGCTTTCCAAAAGGATTAGAAGATAGTCATGGTCGTGGACTTTATATTTGCAGAGAAATTTCCGACCAACTCATCTTTAATATTGAACCCGGAGTTTGTACAGAAACCATCGCCATGATCAACCGAGAAGGAAGGACTGGGTTCAAATCTCTTTCCATTTATGAAGTGGATTCCGCAAAAAAAACAAACCCTAAGACAAAATCCGAATGA
- a CDS encoding LIC_12097 family sensor histidine kinase: MPENSQNKDSSSVEKVAEKARELEAIYDVVQDPLVLIDSDFQIQRANLATILFAKNNKYDELLDRKCYEVLYQRTDICPYCPKINVKSKEKNQTYSTPITREIFFRSEDKKQTLLLEFYPYPKQEDLFWMVEKISDVTKQRDKEEESFRMRNLASLGILISGIAHELNNPLTGISLTLQNLKANWQNQPPEQIEKRLDMIKNDVSRAAIIVSDIISFAKTDKVKVTLGDIVETINRAKDTVIRLYPHLSKNIVWRISCDHDYQFPFHPGKMERLFMNLFRNSLQAFDYRPGEISIELRKTKNWLHIIVEDNAGGIPDSIIQKIFDPFFTSNKSGTGTGLGLSICHSIVKEHDGNISVKSSEQKTRFTISFPLTNDITEQSP; the protein is encoded by the coding sequence TTGCCTGAAAATTCACAAAACAAAGATAGTTCTTCCGTTGAAAAAGTTGCAGAAAAAGCAAGAGAACTGGAAGCAATTTATGATGTAGTACAAGATCCACTGGTTCTTATCGATTCCGATTTTCAAATCCAAAGAGCCAATCTTGCCACCATTCTTTTTGCAAAGAACAACAAATATGATGAACTACTTGATCGCAAATGTTATGAAGTTTTGTATCAAAGAACAGACATATGTCCTTATTGCCCTAAAATCAATGTAAAGTCGAAAGAAAAGAATCAGACCTATTCCACTCCCATTACACGTGAGATTTTTTTCCGTTCGGAAGATAAAAAACAAACTCTACTTCTGGAATTTTACCCTTACCCCAAACAAGAAGATCTTTTTTGGATGGTCGAGAAAATTTCGGATGTCACCAAACAAAGAGATAAAGAGGAAGAGTCGTTTCGAATGCGAAATCTTGCTTCTCTTGGAATTTTGATATCAGGAATTGCCCATGAGCTAAACAACCCGTTAACGGGCATTAGCCTTACTCTTCAAAACTTAAAAGCGAATTGGCAGAACCAACCGCCAGAACAAATTGAAAAACGTCTGGATATGATTAAAAATGATGTTTCCCGGGCTGCCATCATTGTTTCCGATATCATTTCTTTTGCCAAAACAGATAAAGTCAAAGTAACATTGGGAGATATCGTTGAAACCATCAACCGTGCCAAAGATACGGTGATTCGTCTGTATCCCCATTTAAGTAAAAACATTGTTTGGAGAATTTCTTGCGACCATGACTATCAGTTTCCATTCCATCCTGGAAAAATGGAACGTTTGTTTATGAATTTATTCAGAAACTCACTCCAGGCCTTCGACTATAGGCCGGGCGAAATATCGATAGAACTAAGAAAAACAAAAAACTGGCTTCATATCATAGTGGAAGACAATGCAGGTGGAATTCCAGACTCCATCATTCAAAAGATCTTTGATCCATTTTTTACAAGTAATAAATCTGGAACTGGAACGGGACTTGGTCTATCAATTTGTCACTCGATAGTCAAAGAACATGACGGAAATATATCAGTAAAGTCAAGTGAACAAAAAACGCGATTTACGATCTCCTTCCCTCTCACAAACGATATCACGGAGCAAAGTCCATGA
- a CDS encoding LIC_12096 family protein — translation MEHLPKYRLLLLLSFFSLNVSLFAESDISEKESRLDKEILSLYREIAKARELLTYEHLTSLPANTTISFIGTYPNRTGIRIRKYKVDPDPQNKNRIKHSEEKSILLEFNGSVLSKVEVQVITEDTEIEQKTKTKITDTSPLDTSLNDMVISFSGLDGTDSFPLSSLRNDEIKGERNDFKKDFYIKFLLDFHSQLASITALQKTGGNKNQKSMFKQLNQSLGY, via the coding sequence ATGGAACACCTTCCGAAGTACCGGCTCCTACTACTCCTTAGTTTTTTCTCACTGAATGTCAGCCTTTTTGCAGAGTCTGACATTTCTGAAAAAGAAAGTCGTTTAGACAAGGAAATCCTTAGCCTTTATCGAGAGATCGCTAAAGCTAGGGAGTTACTTACCTATGAACACCTCACCTCATTACCAGCAAATACAACCATTAGTTTTATTGGAACCTATCCCAACAGAACAGGAATTCGCATTCGCAAATACAAAGTAGACCCAGACCCACAAAACAAAAACAGAATCAAACATTCTGAAGAAAAATCAATTTTACTAGAATTCAATGGATCCGTTCTCTCCAAAGTGGAAGTACAAGTAATCACAGAAGATACTGAAATTGAACAAAAAACAAAAACAAAGATAACAGACACTTCACCTCTTGATACTTCCTTAAATGATATGGTGATTAGTTTTTCTGGCCTGGATGGAACTGATAGTTTCCCACTTTCCTCCCTTCGTAATGATGAAATCAAAGGGGAAAGAAACGATTTTAAAAAAGACTTTTATATCAAATTCCTTTTAGATTTTCATAGCCAATTAGCTTCAATAACTGCCTTACAAAAAACAGGTGGAAACAAAAACCAGAAGTCAATGTTCAAACAGTTGAACCAGTCTCTAGGATATTAG
- the secG gene encoding preprotein translocase subunit SecG yields the protein MGFFAGTILTLFILLSLFLILLVMIQTGKGGSAGMLGGSTASQSVFGASTADVMTKTTRVAAILFIVLSLALSFVFAKKDEVLVPDVEPSLEAPVETDGTPSEVPAPTTP from the coding sequence ATGGGATTTTTTGCAGGAACCATCCTCACACTTTTTATTCTTCTTTCACTCTTTCTGATCCTTCTTGTGATGATCCAAACAGGAAAAGGCGGAAGCGCTGGAATGCTCGGCGGATCTACAGCGAGTCAGTCGGTCTTTGGAGCATCCACTGCTGATGTAATGACAAAAACAACAAGAGTGGCAGCCATTCTATTCATCGTTCTTTCTTTGGCCCTGTCTTTCGTTTTTGCAAAAAAAGACGAAGTGTTGGTTCCCGATGTAGAACCAAGTTTAGAAGCTCCGGTAGAAACTGATGGAACACCTTCCGAAGTACCGGCTCCTACTACTCCTTAG
- the tpiA gene encoding triose-phosphate isomerase, with product MRKKIIAGNWKMNLTFAEASAITKGLVSATNSSSYEVMIFPSALHLETVSSLAKGSKLIVGAQNAYQSGLTAMTGEISPTQLAELGITTVLVGHSERRQFLGETSEFDNQKILYFLKAGFRVVYCVGETWAEREKGNTFSVLEDQIKKGLKDITSDLFSKLVIAYEPVWAIGTGKVATPVEAEEAHAFIRKEIGNLFVGAGAIAENIQILYGGSVKPDNIKELLAKPNIDGGLVGGASQKLDSFLGLLK from the coding sequence ATGAGAAAGAAGATCATTGCTGGAAACTGGAAAATGAATTTAACCTTTGCGGAAGCTTCTGCCATCACCAAAGGTTTGGTTTCCGCAACTAACTCCTCTTCCTACGAAGTGATGATTTTTCCAAGTGCTTTGCATCTGGAAACAGTATCTTCCCTTGCAAAAGGATCTAAACTCATCGTAGGTGCGCAGAATGCTTACCAATCAGGACTCACTGCGATGACAGGAGAAATTTCACCAACGCAACTGGCAGAGCTTGGCATCACAACTGTTCTTGTTGGACACTCAGAAAGACGCCAATTCCTAGGAGAAACTTCCGAGTTTGACAACCAAAAGATTTTATATTTTTTAAAGGCAGGCTTCCGCGTTGTGTATTGTGTGGGAGAAACCTGGGCAGAAAGAGAAAAAGGAAACACCTTTTCTGTGTTAGAAGACCAAATCAAAAAAGGTCTAAAAGACATTACAAGTGACCTCTTCTCTAAACTTGTGATCGCTTATGAACCAGTTTGGGCGATTGGAACTGGAAAAGTAGCAACTCCAGTGGAAGCAGAAGAAGCACATGCCTTTATTCGCAAAGAGATTGGAAATTTATTTGTAGGTGCGGGTGCAATCGCTGAGAACATTCAAATTCTATATGGTGGTTCGGTAAAACCGGACAATATCAAAGAACTACTCGCCAAACCAAATATAGACGGTGGCCTCGTGGGAGGAGCCAGTCAAAAATTAGATTCATTTTTAGGACTTTTAAAATAA
- a CDS encoding phosphoglycerate kinase yields MKLPLLEEQNLKGKRVFVRVDFNVPVENGKATDKTRIEKTLPTLELLISKGAKIILGSHLGRPKGGPEAKYSMKPVFDVLSTLVKTKVSFSDSVIGAAVVKMSNELGEGEILLLENLRFHKEEEENEAGFCKELAKLADVYVNDAFGTAHRAHASTEGVAHLLPAFAGLLMRKEIEVLSGLLARPERPFVAIVGGSKVSSKFAILKNLLEKVDHLLIGGGMAYTFLKSRAVPVGKSLVEPEFESQAFQLIDRAGVQGVDLQIPVDHIIADAFDPNAKTKSVDKMGILDGWMGMDIGPKTIDSYVKAIKEAKTILWNGPMGVFEMDKFSKGTIEIAKAISKSKAKTVVGGGDSIAAVNKAGVADKITHISTGGGASLEFLEGRTLPGVECLLPKEGK; encoded by the coding sequence ATGAAATTACCTCTTCTCGAAGAACAAAATCTAAAAGGAAAACGAGTCTTTGTTCGTGTGGACTTCAATGTCCCAGTGGAAAACGGAAAAGCCACGGACAAAACTCGAATCGAAAAAACCCTCCCTACTTTGGAATTACTCATTTCCAAAGGGGCAAAGATTATTCTGGGAAGTCACTTAGGTCGCCCGAAAGGCGGACCTGAGGCAAAATACTCCATGAAACCGGTGTTTGATGTTCTTTCTACACTCGTCAAAACCAAAGTCAGTTTTTCTGACTCAGTGATTGGTGCAGCTGTAGTCAAAATGTCAAATGAGCTTGGGGAAGGCGAAATCCTACTTTTAGAAAACCTTCGATTCCATAAGGAAGAAGAGGAAAACGAAGCCGGTTTCTGTAAGGAACTGGCAAAGCTTGCTGACGTTTATGTCAACGATGCCTTTGGAACCGCACACCGTGCCCATGCTTCCACAGAAGGTGTGGCGCACTTACTTCCTGCGTTCGCAGGACTTCTCATGCGAAAAGAAATTGAAGTTCTCAGTGGACTTCTCGCAAGACCAGAACGCCCTTTTGTGGCGATTGTCGGTGGTTCCAAAGTCAGTTCTAAATTTGCCATCTTAAAGAACCTTCTCGAGAAGGTAGACCACCTCCTCATTGGTGGTGGGATGGCATATACCTTCCTGAAATCCAGAGCCGTTCCCGTCGGTAAATCCCTTGTGGAACCAGAGTTTGAATCCCAAGCCTTCCAACTCATAGACCGTGCGGGAGTCCAAGGGGTTGACCTCCAGATTCCTGTAGACCATATCATTGCGGATGCTTTTGATCCTAATGCCAAAACAAAGTCTGTGGATAAAATGGGAATTTTGGATGGTTGGATGGGTATGGACATTGGTCCCAAAACCATCGATAGTTACGTTAAAGCAATCAAAGAAGCCAAAACCATCCTTTGGAATGGACCAATGGGTGTATTTGAGATGGACAAGTTCTCTAAAGGAACCATTGAGATTGCTAAAGCCATCAGTAAATCCAAGGCAAAAACCGTTGTGGGCGGAGGCGATTCTATCGCTGCTGTGAACAAAGCGGGTGTGGCAGACAAAATCACTCATATTTCCACGGGTGGCGGTGCTTCTCTTGAATTTTTAGAAGGACGCACACTCCCAGGTGTGGAATGTTTACTCCCTAAGGAAGGAAAATAA
- the gap gene encoding type I glyceraldehyde-3-phosphate dehydrogenase yields the protein MVKIAINGFGRIGRLVLRSGIKDPNLEFVAINDLVTPDNLSYLFKYDSTHGRFNGEVSHTDNEIIIDGKKVKTFSERDPEKLPWKELGVDFVIESTGLFTDRVGAEKHIKAGAKKVVISAPAKDKDIPTFVMGVNHEKYDSAKDNVVSNASCTTNCLAPITKVVLDNFGIVEGLMTTIHAMTATQPTVDGPSKKDFRGGRGAAQNIIPASTGAAKAVGLCIPEVNGKLTGMSFRVPTPDVSVVDLTVRTEKPTSLAEIKKKMKEASEGSMKGILGYTEDMVVSNDFLGDIRSSIFDADACIELSPTFFKLVSWYDNEMGYSNRVLDLVRYMAKKG from the coding sequence ATGGTAAAAATCGCAATCAATGGTTTTGGTCGCATTGGACGACTTGTACTTCGATCCGGAATCAAAGATCCCAACTTAGAATTTGTTGCAATCAACGACCTTGTGACACCAGACAATCTTTCTTATCTTTTCAAATACGACTCTACTCACGGCCGTTTCAACGGTGAAGTTTCTCACACAGACAACGAAATCATTATCGATGGCAAAAAAGTAAAAACCTTCTCAGAAAGAGACCCAGAAAAACTCCCTTGGAAAGAACTCGGAGTGGACTTCGTCATTGAATCCACTGGTCTTTTTACGGACCGAGTGGGTGCTGAAAAACACATCAAAGCCGGTGCCAAAAAAGTAGTGATCTCTGCTCCTGCAAAAGACAAAGACATTCCTACATTCGTTATGGGTGTGAACCATGAAAAATACGATTCTGCAAAAGACAATGTAGTATCGAATGCATCTTGTACAACAAACTGCCTAGCTCCTATCACAAAAGTGGTTCTTGACAACTTTGGAATCGTAGAGGGCCTTATGACTACCATCCATGCGATGACAGCAACCCAACCGACTGTGGACGGACCTTCTAAAAAAGACTTCCGTGGTGGTCGTGGCGCTGCTCAAAATATCATCCCAGCTTCCACTGGAGCGGCAAAAGCAGTAGGTCTTTGTATTCCTGAAGTGAATGGAAAACTCACTGGTATGAGTTTCCGAGTTCCCACTCCAGACGTATCCGTTGTGGATTTAACTGTTCGCACTGAAAAACCAACATCACTCGCTGAAATCAAAAAGAAAATGAAAGAAGCAAGTGAAGGATCCATGAAAGGAATCCTTGGTTACACGGAAGATATGGTGGTTTCAAACGACTTTCTTGGAGACATTCGTTCTTCTATCTTTGATGCCGATGCTTGTATTGAACTAAGCCCAACTTTTTTCAAACTTGTCTCTTGGTATGACAATGAAATGGGATACTCAAACCGAGTTTTAGATCTCGTACGTTACATGGCAAAAAAAGGCTAA